A single genomic interval of Cucumis sativus cultivar 9930 chromosome 5, Cucumber_9930_V3, whole genome shotgun sequence harbors:
- the LOC101221852 gene encoding glycosylphosphatidylinositol anchor attachment 1 protein isoform X2 encodes MFAMNTYISENALMPGSANSMLSGREVSEANNLVKDLKGLNSKPGSSIFGSQQILAQYISKLGADVNYHRFHPQSSQFHPLHFFSSPDSGILKDNVSCMTQGINTVGIIRAPQADGKEAIVLVTPYNPVETSLHDTLSLGIAYSIFSLLTQVTWLAKDIVWLVADSRYGEYAAVSAWLRDYHTPVFGQSSVIDTDACSETNVLDEFEANQVTEKRILDDFKRAGTMAAALVIKVSNRSEHFEDSLSVYAEASNGQMPNLDLINIVNYLAVHRQGFRIKIEKFWPLLNCKWLKVLGEVFESIGKVIRSLNSEWKFGMSASDYVDGTATLASSLYYQAVGIPTGSHGAFRDYQIDAITVEMSPKFSSGIKVRRDDFILRGGRLIEGVVRSVNNLLEKFHQSFFLYLMVSTGKFVSVGVYMIAFALLVAPLPAVAAALYSYANNLNLTSEKVEPPALANPDDELIVSLRSWKWLNAAKRVFVVHLWGAIVSLLPYFICQIPGYSPTENSIIWGLLSLLSLLVLSVILGSPFSSTKSYEQRIQEWAFLKAMTTSAAFIGLCLMSVINFSTAELGAFLVVSMCLLAHPLKLDLGAGNFKALSRAACNLVLGFIAFPPVTFFLFKGALQGFDNLHIGDFWNWMETLWAWNSATFLYLGMVHLPCWLLCTQILLHPC; translated from the exons ATGTTCGCTATGAACACCTACATTTCCGAGAACGCTCTCATGCCAG GGTCTGCAAATTCCATGCTTTCGGGTCGGGAAGTCTCAGAGGCGAACAATTTAGTAAAGGATCTGAAGGGCTTGAATTCAAAACCTGGCTCATCGATCTT TGGAAGCCAGCAGATTTTGGcacaatatatttcaaaattgggAGCAGATGTTAATTACCACAGGTTCCACCCGCAATCTAGTCAGTTCCATCCACTGCACTTTTTCTCTAGCCCTGATTCTGGTATCCTCAAGGACAATGTTAGTTGCATGACGCAGGGTATTAACACTGTTGGCATAATACGAGCACCCCAAGCAGATGGAAAGGAAGCCATTGTTTTGGTGACACCTTACAATCCTGTTGAGACCAGTCTTCATGATACTTTGTCTCTAGGTATTGcttattcaatattttctttgcttACACAAGTAACTTGGTTGGCCAAAGACATTGTTTGGCTTGTTGCGGATTCAAGATATGGAGAATATGCTGCTGTTTCAGCTTGGCTTAGAGACTATCACACCCCTGTATTTGGTCAATCCAGCGTGATTGACACAGATGCTTGTTCTGAAACAAATGTCCTTGATGAATTTGAAGCCAACCAAGTGACAGAAAAAAGGATTCTAGATGATTTTAAACGTGCTGGAACGATGGCTGCAGCCCTTGTTATTAAGGTTTCAAATAGAAGCGAACACTTCGAGGACAGTCTTAGCGTCTATGCTGAAGCATCTAACGGTCAGATGCCGAACCTCGACCTCATCAATATTGTGAATTACCTAGCAGTACATAGGCAAGGTTTTCggattaaaattgagaaattttggCCTTTACTAAACTGCAAATGGCTCAAGGTTTTGGGCGAAGTTTTTGAGTCAATAGGAAAGGTTATTAGAAGCTTGAACTCTGAGTGGAAATTTGGCATGTCAGCTTCTGACTATGTTGATGGCACAGCCACACTTGCAAGTTCGTTGTACTACCAG GCTGTGGGTATTCCTACTGGTTCGCATGGGGCTTTTCGAGATTACCAAATTGATGCAATTACTGTGGAGATGTCCCCCAAATTTTCTTCTGGTATCAAGGTCAGGCGTGATGATTTCATACTGCGAGGTGGCCG GCTAATCGAAGGAGTTGTGCGGTCAGTAAACAACCTCCTGGAGAAGTTCCATCAGTCATTCTTTCTATACCTTATGGTATCCACCGGCAAATTTGTATCAGTTGGTGTATATATGATTGCCTTTGCTCTGCTTGTTGCTCCCCTACCCGCAGTTGCGGCCGCTCTCTATTCCTATGCCAATAACTTGAATCTAACCTCAGAAAAGGTCGAACCTCCAGCTCTTGCAAATCCTGACGATGAGCTTATCGTCTCTTTAAGATCATGGAAATGGCTTAATGCAGCAAAAAGAGTTTTTGTTGTTCATCTATGGGGGGCTATTGTTTCCTTACTTCCCTACTTCATCTGCCAAATACCTGGTTACAGTCCTACAGAGAACTCTATTATATGGGGGTTGCTTTCACTGCTCTCGCTATTAGTTTTGTCTGTGATATTAGGTTCTCCATTTAGTTCCACTAAATCTTACGAACAACGAATTCAAGAGTGGGCTTTCTTGAAAGCAATGACCACCTCAGCGGCCTTTATTGGTTTGTGCCTCATGTCAGTAATTAACTTTTCTACTGCAGAACTTGGAGCCTTTTTGGTTGTATCAATGTGCTTGTTGGCACATCCCTTGAAGCTTGATTTAGGGGCTGGTAACTTTAAAGCTCTTTCAAGGGCAGCCTGTAACCTTGTTCTGGGATTCATAGCTTTTCCACCTGTTACTTTCTTCTTGTTTAAAGGTGCTTTGCAAGGTTTCGACAATCTACATATCGGCGACTTCTGGAACTGGATGGAAACCCTCTGGGCATGGAACAGTGCTACTTTCCTCTACTTAGGTATGGTTCACCTTCCATGCTGGTTATTATGTAcacaaattttacttcatccATGTTGA
- the LOC101221852 gene encoding glycosylphosphatidylinositol anchor attachment 1 protein isoform X1, which produces MAETEKLKPKARPIVRLGIFLISHSIFFSVVCFSAGVLALLLLPMFAMNTYISENALMPGSANSMLSGREVSEANNLVKDLKGLNSKPGSSIFGSQQILAQYISKLGADVNYHRFHPQSSQFHPLHFFSSPDSGILKDNVSCMTQGINTVGIIRAPQADGKEAIVLVTPYNPVETSLHDTLSLGIAYSIFSLLTQVTWLAKDIVWLVADSRYGEYAAVSAWLRDYHTPVFGQSSVIDTDACSETNVLDEFEANQVTEKRILDDFKRAGTMAAALVIKVSNRSEHFEDSLSVYAEASNGQMPNLDLINIVNYLAVHRQGFRIKIEKFWPLLNCKWLKVLGEVFESIGKVIRSLNSEWKFGMSASDYVDGTATLASSLYYQAVGIPTGSHGAFRDYQIDAITVEMSPKFSSGIKVRRDDFILRGGRLIEGVVRSVNNLLEKFHQSFFLYLMVSTGKFVSVGVYMIAFALLVAPLPAVAAALYSYANNLNLTSEKVEPPALANPDDELIVSLRSWKWLNAAKRVFVVHLWGAIVSLLPYFICQIPGYSPTENSIIWGLLSLLSLLVLSVILGSPFSSTKSYEQRIQEWAFLKAMTTSAAFIGLCLMSVINFSTAELGAFLVVSMCLLAHPLKLDLGAGNFKALSRAACNLVLGFIAFPPVTFFLFKGALQGFDNLHIGDFWNWMETLWAWNSATFLYLGMVHLPCWLLCTQILLHPC; this is translated from the exons ATGGCAGAGACCGAGAAACTAAAACCGAAGGCGCGGCCGATTGTGCGTCTGGGGATTTTCCTAATTTCACACAGTATTTTCTTCAG CGTGGTTTGCTTCTCTGCAGGGGTTTTAGCTCTTCTACTACTACCAATGTTCGCTATGAACACCTACATTTCCGAGAACGCTCTCATGCCAG GGTCTGCAAATTCCATGCTTTCGGGTCGGGAAGTCTCAGAGGCGAACAATTTAGTAAAGGATCTGAAGGGCTTGAATTCAAAACCTGGCTCATCGATCTT TGGAAGCCAGCAGATTTTGGcacaatatatttcaaaattgggAGCAGATGTTAATTACCACAGGTTCCACCCGCAATCTAGTCAGTTCCATCCACTGCACTTTTTCTCTAGCCCTGATTCTGGTATCCTCAAGGACAATGTTAGTTGCATGACGCAGGGTATTAACACTGTTGGCATAATACGAGCACCCCAAGCAGATGGAAAGGAAGCCATTGTTTTGGTGACACCTTACAATCCTGTTGAGACCAGTCTTCATGATACTTTGTCTCTAGGTATTGcttattcaatattttctttgcttACACAAGTAACTTGGTTGGCCAAAGACATTGTTTGGCTTGTTGCGGATTCAAGATATGGAGAATATGCTGCTGTTTCAGCTTGGCTTAGAGACTATCACACCCCTGTATTTGGTCAATCCAGCGTGATTGACACAGATGCTTGTTCTGAAACAAATGTCCTTGATGAATTTGAAGCCAACCAAGTGACAGAAAAAAGGATTCTAGATGATTTTAAACGTGCTGGAACGATGGCTGCAGCCCTTGTTATTAAGGTTTCAAATAGAAGCGAACACTTCGAGGACAGTCTTAGCGTCTATGCTGAAGCATCTAACGGTCAGATGCCGAACCTCGACCTCATCAATATTGTGAATTACCTAGCAGTACATAGGCAAGGTTTTCggattaaaattgagaaattttggCCTTTACTAAACTGCAAATGGCTCAAGGTTTTGGGCGAAGTTTTTGAGTCAATAGGAAAGGTTATTAGAAGCTTGAACTCTGAGTGGAAATTTGGCATGTCAGCTTCTGACTATGTTGATGGCACAGCCACACTTGCAAGTTCGTTGTACTACCAG GCTGTGGGTATTCCTACTGGTTCGCATGGGGCTTTTCGAGATTACCAAATTGATGCAATTACTGTGGAGATGTCCCCCAAATTTTCTTCTGGTATCAAGGTCAGGCGTGATGATTTCATACTGCGAGGTGGCCG GCTAATCGAAGGAGTTGTGCGGTCAGTAAACAACCTCCTGGAGAAGTTCCATCAGTCATTCTTTCTATACCTTATGGTATCCACCGGCAAATTTGTATCAGTTGGTGTATATATGATTGCCTTTGCTCTGCTTGTTGCTCCCCTACCCGCAGTTGCGGCCGCTCTCTATTCCTATGCCAATAACTTGAATCTAACCTCAGAAAAGGTCGAACCTCCAGCTCTTGCAAATCCTGACGATGAGCTTATCGTCTCTTTAAGATCATGGAAATGGCTTAATGCAGCAAAAAGAGTTTTTGTTGTTCATCTATGGGGGGCTATTGTTTCCTTACTTCCCTACTTCATCTGCCAAATACCTGGTTACAGTCCTACAGAGAACTCTATTATATGGGGGTTGCTTTCACTGCTCTCGCTATTAGTTTTGTCTGTGATATTAGGTTCTCCATTTAGTTCCACTAAATCTTACGAACAACGAATTCAAGAGTGGGCTTTCTTGAAAGCAATGACCACCTCAGCGGCCTTTATTGGTTTGTGCCTCATGTCAGTAATTAACTTTTCTACTGCAGAACTTGGAGCCTTTTTGGTTGTATCAATGTGCTTGTTGGCACATCCCTTGAAGCTTGATTTAGGGGCTGGTAACTTTAAAGCTCTTTCAAGGGCAGCCTGTAACCTTGTTCTGGGATTCATAGCTTTTCCACCTGTTACTTTCTTCTTGTTTAAAGGTGCTTTGCAAGGTTTCGACAATCTACATATCGGCGACTTCTGGAACTGGATGGAAACCCTCTGGGCATGGAACAGTGCTACTTTCCTCTACTTAGGTATGGTTCACCTTCCATGCTGGTTATTATGTAcacaaattttacttcatccATGTTGA